A section of the Oenanthe melanoleuca isolate GR-GAL-2019-014 chromosome 6, OMel1.0, whole genome shotgun sequence genome encodes:
- the PCBD1 gene encoding pterin-4-alpha-carbinolamine dehydratase: MAGKAHRLSTEEREQLLPNLRAVGWNEVEGRDAIFKEFHFKDFNRAFGFMTRVALQAEKLDHHPEWFNVYNKVHITLSTHDCGGLSERDINLASFIEQVAASLS; this comes from the exons GCAGGAAAAGCCCACAGGCTGAGCAcggaggagagggagcagctgctgccaaacCTGCGAGCCGTGGGGTGGAACGAGGTGGAAGGCAGAGATGCCATCTTCAAAGAGTTCCACTTCAAGGACTTCAACCGG GCCTTTGGCTTCATGACCAGAGTGGCTCTACAGGCAGAAAAACTGGATCATCATCCTGAATGGTTCAATGTGTACAATAAG GTTCACATCACCTTGAGCACCCACGACTGCGGGGGTTTATCGGAGCGAGACATCAACCTGGCCAGCTTCATCGAGCAGGTGGCAGCTTCCCTCTCCTGA